In Silurus meridionalis isolate SWU-2019-XX chromosome 11, ASM1480568v1, whole genome shotgun sequence, the sequence CATTTTTGTAACAGGTGGGacaatacactatatactaaTTCACAATAGGGATTTATGTCTGAGATCAAAAgctggaaataaaataatagatcagattttaattaatgatattaatttCTAAATGTGTTAAACAATATGCACCAGCATGGTATTTTTAGTCGTGCATTTTTCACATCACTTTTTAGGTGAGTAAAAGTTCTCTAACAGATTAGAACAATTAATATTTGGTCACATATCACTTGCTTGCAATTGCTATCAGGCTGGCAACCCAATGGCATCACCAAACGTATATTCCAGGCTTTAAATTTAGCTTCTATCAGCTTCTATGTAGCTATTTGTTTTGATGAGTTTGTCACGTTAGCCTTCTTTAGGGTACGGTCTGGTATGTGACTTTATTAGCATAAAATCTTCCACTTGATTAAGTCCCTCTGTTTGGCAGTGTGAttagtttattttctttctacaTGATGAAGCTCCTCCCACTTTGATTAGATGCATTTCTGTTACtaggtagatttttttttttgacgttGGAATTATTTTTGCTGCAATTATAATTAGATACAGAAGCAGCCTTGCAAGCCCAAGCCATGACCATACCTTTAACATGCTTGACCATTGAGcttgtttttggaaaaaaaaagtgtatcaatgttgttttatttacatatggACCTAAATatgatttcttttaattaaGTATGTGTTATTCTTAAAGTAAAGGCATTTTTAACAACTCTGGTctatttttatcatttcaaCTGGATGTGGGAAACTAATCAAAGTGATGATAGATAACTTTAGAGCTCATGCTTCAAGTATTATATGCAATTATATTTGTTAACCTACGTTTTGTGGTGCATGTTTGTGGCACACTTTCAACAAACTCATACctgacaaatcttttttgtCCATGTGCATTACTTTTGTCAAAAATCTTGTTCTGTGGACAGAAGACATTCCATAATGAGTGGGTGCATCACTTCCCAATGATGCAATGATTGTTAAATCACTTCCCTACTCACCCTGACATGCTCATTACTCTGTATCAGACCACATGGCCTTTTTAAAGTCATGCCACATTCCAATCTTTATGCTTCccagctatttttttttgtttctcagttTATAAGTGGTAGTACAGGGATTAacgctttgggttactgattggaaggttggagGTTCAGGCCCCAGTATAACCAGGCTGCCACTGCCATTGAGTAAGGCCCTTGACTCTCTTTGCTCAATGGCTGCTTTTTTAAGGCTGACTGCTCTCAGATCCCTGCTTCccaatttcactgtgctgtagagAACATGTAAAAAgccattttttctctttttcttgtgtACAGTCCCAGCCGTGTAAATTCTTGTTGCATTgtgcattttcttattttacgCAGCTCATTTCTCACTATATATATCTCCTAATCACATATTACATACAAACgtattattgttttaataacACGTAGGGCGATTCTTAAATCCAGtgatttcagcttttttttttaatttttttttttttttttttttttacatgcagtaAGTTGGTTTAAagggggcagatgtagaggacagggggtatgaagAGTGATattccgctgtggcgacccctaatgggagcagccggaggaagaagaatatttttttatcgcCCCTTCTGGGACAAAAACAAGACCACGTAAAAGATTTCCGACATGGTAGTTTTTAGAACTCATACACTGCATCAGttttgagagaagaggtgaccatctgtgagcaacagtatggtttcatgccgaggaagagcaccacagatgccttatttgctttgaggatgttgatggagaagtatagagaaggacagaaggaattgcattgtgtatttgtggatttagagaaagcgtacgacagtgccaagagaggagttgtggtattgtatgaggaagtcaggtgtgtcagagaagtatgtgagggtggtgcaggacatgtatgaggacagtgtgacggcagtgaagtgtgcagtaggtacgacagactggttcagggtgaaggttggactgcatcaaggatcggccctgagccctttcctgtttgcagtggtgatggacaggttgacggacgaggtcagacaggagtctccctggaccatgatgtttgcagatgatattgtgatttgtggtgagagtagagagcaggttgagaagagcctggagaggtggagatatgcgctggagagaaggggaatgaaagtcagtaggagtaagacagagtacatgtgtgtgaatgagagggagggcagtgggtgatgcggttgcaggagaagaggtgaagaaggtggaggagttcaggtacctggggtcaacagtgcaaagtaatggagagtgtgttagagaagtaaagaaaagagtgcaggcagggtggagtgggtggagaaaagtggcaggagtgatttgtgatagaagggtatctgcaagaatgaaagggaaagtttataggactgtggtgagacctgcgatgttgtatggatcagagacagtggcattgagtaaaaggcaggaggtggagctggaggtagcagagttgaagatgttaaggttttcgttgggagtgacgaggatggacaagattagaaatgagtttattagagggacagcacacgtagcatgttttggtgacaaggtgagggagacgaaattgagatggtttggacatgtgcagagaagggacatgaattatattggtagaagaatgctgaagatggagccaccaggtaggaggaaaagaggaaggccaaggaggaggttcatggatgtggtgagggaagacatgcaggtagttggtgtgaaagaggcagatgtagaggacagggtggtatggagaaggatgatccgctgtggcgacccctaatgggagcagccgaaagaagaagaagaagacactgCATCAGTTTAGTTAAAATAATTGCTGACAGCTAAAATATATTGATCACTGCAATAATCTTTCACTATCttaagtatacagtatactaaattaaatacttattttacttaATCTGGCCAGGAAGTGTACATGTTATGTGTCTGGGAGCACGAAACCCAGCGCACGTTGTTTCCGCACGGTTACTTTTATTTGACGGTAGCGGAAGTCTGCCTATTCTAATGTATCAACCTGAGGCTGGCAGTAATGGCGCTGCCTGTGAATATCAGCGTACTTCTGCAGTCAGACATAATAGAAGATTCTCTCTACAAAGATGAAGGCGTATGTATATTGGGTATATTTGGAAAAAGTGCCGTGCAAACAGGATGTGTCAAGGAGTCTCTTATAAACATCTTGTCAGACAAGCATGTCTTTACCCTATATGGGACAGGGCAGTCGGACAATCTTGAAGAACGTAGCTCTATCAAGGCATATTATAACCAGGAGAACCGTGTGTTGTATTTGGTACTGACATCCATTTTCGATAACCGACAACTTCTCCGGGCGTGTGAGTCTTTAACTTCGGGTATAGGTCACGCCGAAGCGCATGAATTTTGGAAAGGAGCAGAGAAGGAGCACTGCTTTCAGCTGCTCTATCTTTTCTCTTTATGCCACATTTTGCTGTTGGTTCATCCTACCTGCTCGTTCGACGTGACATATGATCGGCTGTTCCGCGCCTTGGACGCACTGCGCCAGAAAACTTTACCTTTACTTCGTGGTGCCATAAAGGATTGCCCAGTGTCAAAGGAATGGAAGTTGAACTGCCGGCCCAGTCCTCCTCGTCTTCTGTTTGTGTTCCAGATGAACGGAGCACTGAGGGTCAGTGCATCTGGACTTGCTGCAAATGGCAATGATGGTACAGGAGTAGACAAGCCTAAGAAACACTCTCCGAGGAGGCGTCTACAACATGCATTAGAAGATCAGATCTACCGAATATTCCGCAAGAGCAGAGTTCTCACCAACCAAAGCAGCAACTGTTTGTTCACCGTGCCTGCAAATCAAGCATTTGTGTATGTTGTTCCTGGACCAGAAGAAGACCCGATTGGTTCCCTGCTTGAGCAGTTGCGGGCAAACTGTGTGCTTCGTGAGTGTGACCCTGGTACAACTGCCCCTGGGCAAAGGCGATACCAACAGATGCGCTACTCTAACAGGCATTCCTCATCTAATATGGAGAATAGTGGTCTCACTTCATCAGTAGGTCAGTTAGTGGACTGTACTCTGAAGGAGTTTCTTTGGCAGCATGTAGAACTTGTGCTGAGCAAGAAAGGTTTTGATGACAGCGTGGGCCGTAACCCACAGCCATCTCACTTCGAGTTACCCACCTACTCCAAGTGGACTTGTGTCGCATCCAAGTTGTATCAAGTATTGATAGAGAACAGCGAAGACGACTTAGCAGAACTTTTCCTTAAAGTCCAAAGTCAGCTCAAGGTTCTCGAAAGTGTCCTGGATGCAGATGCAAAATTCTCAGAAAACAGGTGTCAAAAAGCATTGCCACTAGCTCACAGTGCATATCAATCCAACCTGCCACACAACTATACCACTACAGTGCATAAGAACCAGCTAGCTCAGGCGCTGCGGGTCTACAGTCAGCATGCCAGGGGAGTAGCCTTCCAGCGCTATGCCTTACAACTCCATGAGGATTGTTACAAATTCTGGAGTAATGGACACCAACTGTGTGAGGAGCGAAGCCTCACTGATCAGCACTGTGTGCACAAGTTTCACTTATTGCCTAAACCAGGTAAACACCCCTGCTGAGGTCACAATAACGGTTTAATACACTTATATAAGGCTCACACATTATTTTTGAACTATAATGCTTATGTCCAGAATATCTACATGGCTATTAAAGCTATAAAATAACAAGACAATAACTAATTTCAAGTAGTAAAGTTTTTATTGCCAGAAGGTGCACTTTAAATTAACTAATTATTTTATGATTCTAACTTATCCAATTTTGTACTttgaatttacattttgtatggctgcaactaacgattatttttataatcaagtAATCAGACAATAATTTTTTCTATAGATTTcttttagatgttttgcttattataactatataaaaaccCATAATTTAAGgtatttgtttataaaagtgtattaaaaagaaaaaaaagaaaaagccacatattgagatTAACtagctttaattttaatttagacattttaaggcaggtgaagcaatttgtgtaaatcaacatttctactgtttttaataattgctgatggcaagttgacaaccatgcttaaaaaactCAGTATAAAACCTATAACAagatttttttgacaaaaaaaaaacaaaaaacagacattttgtttagttgtgaagatataatcATCTAAATTatatcattcatttaattttgtataatacccaaatgatatatgcataaattaaacatgcaaacattaataacaagcatttgaacgtagtaaagttGCAGTAAATCACGTATGAAAACAGAAgttaactgttgtagtagacaaatgctataaaaaaataaaaataatggaacagagaaacgcagcaagccaACAGGCCTGAttaataaaagggaaaaatatgcattggtatacatttgtaagatttgactaaaaaccacaacagtggCTAAAAATTCAATAGTTTACTGCTtttgttatttgctgcttttagatctagtgtttgttcgcactgttttaaataaatccatcactatgttgaGCGCGAGCTGATTGCACAACCTGAGGGTgccgagtcacgacagaacagatccagttacaaacaaactgtttacacaatagcaatttgttaattaatttattatcagATTTGCTTaaagtgctgatgtttcactttcatccgtgacaccagtgtgtttccttttcatgagctcgtgcatcactgtgatACTTTCATGCCACACAAGCTCAGCTTTgcataagtttttgttttgtcagtCTTTgttgccttggatgacttgggacacACTTTTTCTGTGTCGCCGGTTGATCTGTACTTTCCACTGTTATCTTGCCGTCATGCAGCCCAACTAATTGAAAACGATTCACtacaattttattattgatttatcgATTGGTTGTTGTAGCCCCAAAATTTTGACAACTggacaatatatatttttttaattatcattatataAAATTCTGGACTCTTTCAGACTGTATAAAGAAACATCAAGCTTTGTGCACACAAGTGTTTGAACCACTTGCATCCTGAAATGACTATAAATGTTGCCTTTACTGCCAGAAGAAATTTAGCTTTggttgcaaaatgttcctccagctgtttcttttaagtaacacttacttttcctgcctttttttgtcaccataaatattttaacacGTTGTGGCCAGCAAATTCCAAATTACTTTATCTTTTacttaaaattgtacatttcctcagtttaaacatttgatatgttttctatgttttattctGAATCAAATATGGGTTAATGAGGTTTGCAAATCATTGTCTTTATTTACATATCACACAGTGTCCCAAatcttttggaattggggttgcaATCTTTGTTAATTAAATATACTATGAAAATAATGCTATTTTTATAGTATAAAAAGACCTTAAAAGACATATTACCCATTATAATTTGTTAATTATGAATAAGTAtgcatttattaattgttttattaatcgTCATCATCATTTAAATGTCTTGCAAATTGATGAGGTAAAATGTGGCCGAAATTCtttcatttacaatttatttgtaaaattacATGCCATAACGAAAATTTTATTGTCTTCGTGCAGGAGAGAAACCTGAGGTGGATCACAACCCCCCTATTCTTTATCACAACAGCAGAGGGCGCTCAACAAGTTCCTGTAATTGCGGCAGAAAGCAAGCACCTCGAGAAGACCCATTTGACATCCAGACTGCTAACTACGACTTCTATTTAGTCTGTAGAAATTATTTAAGAATACATTGAccatataaatctataaaatataattagttAAGGTTAGTTGTGCCGACTAGTTCAGATTGGTCAATTACCTATTGATTATTTAGTAACAGCTTATACAAAGGGAGTGTTTAGTGGGCTTCCTGATCATTACATTATTGTAATCATCATTATGTTGaagatttttgtgtaaaaatcttCATGTAATATGCATGAAAGGagtctaaaataaaaagttattgcAATTGTAAGTGTTCTTTCAGAGGAAAGTCTTAAAGAGAGCGAAGTTTAaggtttttacagttttttagaACATAGGGAAAATATTTTGTTGGAAGTGAGGAAGAAAACCCTAAAATGTGCAGGATTGAGAATCTGTGATCTCAGTGATGAACTTCGGTCTAAATAACTAATGTTCCACATTAGCTGTAAATACAAATTGTTAAAACTGTGTTAACAAAATTGCTAACTTttgcaaattgctgtggtataaaagagACATAACACTTAAGAGAATGCTGATATGggaatttaatatttttagggtggcagtgggttttttttatgcaatacTTTCTTATAGCACAATGTCCCAAAGTGTTTTATGCATTACTTATTATGATCCTCTTTGTCTAGACCAGGGGTGCccactcttttattttatttatttattttacattatttattttgccgGTGTAAGTGCATGTTTTCAGTCCAACCAATCAAGGGTTGACCTGATagtaattgaaaatgaaaatcattagatttaaacagtTAGAATCTGGTGTGtacttgcttggttggaatgaaaaaaatcagTTCCCATACCCTTTGTGAAAAAGATTGGACATTCCTTGACATAGTGAGTAAAGTACATTCTGTGCATTTGCCTGATTTTGCCTGTTTGTATTTTACTTTCAGATGCTTGAGGAAAAGTGTTGTAGCAAAGTGGAGAGGATAAACTTCCCAGTATTCCAGGCAAGCACTTCAGACCCAGCACCAGCCTGTGACGATGCAACCAGACCACAAGAAGTGTCAGCATCTGATGTTGAACATATCAAGGAAAAAGAGAATGTGACACACACTCCTGGGGATAGCACAAGTCTAAGCCTTGCTCTAAGCCTTGGCCAATCCACTGACAGCCTGGGTGCTTATGCTGATGGAGCAGAAGGCCATGAGAAGAGGCAGAGTGTTGACAGGCAGGCCTCCACTGTGGAGTATCTACCTGGCATGCTCCACTCTGGGTGTCCTAAAGGGCTTCTTCCTAAATTCTCCAGTTGGTCACTGGTCAAACTTGGGCCTGCTAAGTCTTATAACACCCTTGCTGGTTTAGAGCAACCAGGTTTCCTGCCTGGCTCAGCATTTCTGCTGCCATGGGACTTGGTGGTCCGAAGTCGCTCAGAGGATGATGCTAGCTCCACGGAACTTGATGGTGGAGCCTCGTCATGGCCAGCTCCCAATAAAGTGCCTGCAGGGAAACGTGGCTCTATAGGAATCGGACGTGGCCGAAGGCGTGATGATGTCTCGCGTGTGTATGTGGGCTTTGAGTATGAGGACAGCAGGGGTCGCCGTTTTCTCAGCTCTGGTCCAGACAAAGTAGTAAAGGTTCTTGGGCAGGGAGGGCCTAAAGAGCCAGCAACTCGAGCCCTGAACTCAGACATGCCCTTGTACATTCCATCTCCTGCCCAGGGTAGAGGAATCAAGCCTCACTATGCTCAGCTGGCTCGCCTCTTTGTTGTGGTTCCTGATGGGCCTATTGAGATTGTGCTAAACCCACAGGTAAATAGTCAAATTTTGTGAATCCACTTATGTAATATTGGCTGTGTTAATGATACTGCCCAGCAACCAATTTCTCTATTAGGATGAAATAGAATTTACTTGGATCCCTGGATAAACAAGTCCAGTGTATGTGTCTAACTTATTTAatcttttcttctttaattgctgtttttaagTGTGTACTGCTCTGTTTGCAACCTGTGCATTTGTTGATCATAACTTGcaaccattagggttgcacatgCCAGTGCAATCttagcccggataaatggggaaagTTGCGTTAGGAAGATTAAAATGCGGCAAATCAAATATGGCGATCACAAACCTAAATTCCACACCGGATCGGTCAAGTCTCAGATTACCAACAACCGCCAGGGGTGttattagccaacagggtaccgaaattgggctactgttggacaaaagagaagaaagagaggaggaagacatctagagagacagcagggaaataAGAAGTTTCGGgaagtggaggttcgggttggtactttaaatgttggtattaTGACTAGTAAAGGTGTAGCTTATATGATTGAGCGAAGAAAGGTAGATCTGTTGTGTGTTCatgagaccaagtggaaagggagtaaggccaggaacttTGGAGGGGGGTTTAATCTGTTCTTTCATGTTGTGGATAGAAGGAGAAATTGTGTATGGGTGATTCTGTAGTGAGTACAGTAAGAAGGTGAAGAAAATTTCTGATGACTGATCAACATAGAAGTTGTAGGGGTGATGCTCTAcgagtgggttgtgagatggaggagaacgaaaaaattctgaagtgagttagatgaatTGGCAGAAGGTATACCTATGAAAGAAAGATTAGTGAatgaggcagattttaatgggAATGTTGGTGATGGAAACAGAGGTGagaaggaggtgatgggtaggtatggctttaaggagaggaaggtggaagggcagatggtggtagattttgctgaaAAGATGGAAATTGAAGTGGTGAacatgtattttaagaagaaggaggatcatagggtgacaaaAATAGAGGAttgtgcacacaggtggattatattttatgcaggagatgcaacctgaaagagactGTAGACTGTAAGGTGATGGCAGGGggcagtgtagctagacagcatcgaatGGTGGTCTGTATGGTAGTTTttgaggtgaagaaaaagaagaggagagtgaggactataaaaagaataagatggtggaaactaaaggaggaagactgtagtgtgaaattcagtgaagaggtcagacaggggcctGGTGGTGGtaaggaggtgctggatgattgggtgattgaactactgcagaagtgataagggagacagctagaatggtacttggtgtgacttctggaaataaaaaggaagacaaaaagacatggtggtggaatgaggaagtattagcataaggagaaagaggttggtttAACAGAATTGagatgaagagggatgtggctaaagcaaaggaaaaggcacaTCCCTCTTCATCTCAATTCTATTACACCAacggaaggatgtgctgcaagttagagcaaggatggagataaaaatgtattgactagtgaggagagtgtgttgagaa encodes:
- the smg8 gene encoding protein SMG8, with protein sequence MALPVNISVLLQSDIIEDSLYKDEGVCILGIFGKSAVQTGCVKESLINILSDKHVFTLYGTGQSDNLEERSSIKAYYNQENRVLYLVLTSIFDNRQLLRACESLTSGIGHAEAHEFWKGAEKEHCFQLLYLFSLCHILLLVHPTCSFDVTYDRLFRALDALRQKTLPLLRGAIKDCPVSKEWKLNCRPSPPRLLFVFQMNGALRVSASGLAANGNDGTGVDKPKKHSPRRRLQHALEDQIYRIFRKSRVLTNQSSNCLFTVPANQAFVYVVPGPEEDPIGSLLEQLRANCVLRECDPGTTAPGQRRYQQMRYSNRHSSSNMENSGLTSSVGQLVDCTLKEFLWQHVELVLSKKGFDDSVGRNPQPSHFELPTYSKWTCVASKLYQVLIENSEDDLAELFLKVQSQLKVLESVLDADAKFSENRCQKALPLAHSAYQSNLPHNYTTTVHKNQLAQALRVYSQHARGVAFQRYALQLHEDCYKFWSNGHQLCEERSLTDQHCVHKFHLLPKPGEKPEVDHNPPILYHNSRGRSTSSCNCGRKQAPREDPFDIQTANYDFYLMLEEKCCSKVERINFPVFQASTSDPAPACDDATRPQEVSASDVEHIKEKENVTHTPGDSTSLSLALSLGQSTDSLGAYADGAEGHEKRQSVDRQASTVEYLPGMLHSGCPKGLLPKFSSWSLVKLGPAKSYNTLAGLEQPGFLPGSAFLLPWDLVVRSRSEDDASSTELDGGASSWPAPNKVPAGKRGSIGIGRGRRRDDVSRVYVGFEYEDSRGRRFLSSGPDKVVKVLGQGGPKEPATRALNSDMPLYIPSPAQGRGIKPHYAQLARLFVVVPDGPIEIVLNPQVQPGPPPCPIFHPEQPEVVLPPDGLWVLRFPYAYVTDSGPCYPPKENQPLASFRVLKGILRANTAYSTAQ